The Henckelia pumila isolate YLH828 chromosome 2, ASM3356847v2, whole genome shotgun sequence genome includes a window with the following:
- the LOC140877670 gene encoding uncharacterized protein At1g15400-like, which yields MEGLQRSVVSFRRQGSSGLVWDDKLTQLINQQEKENNQLQPPDPPAPPLTIERSRSNGGGRGFRTGRVSPAIEPPSPKVSACGLCGAFAKHDKNRRRRLPPSRPAKRVM from the coding sequence ATGGAAGGCTTGCAGAGATCCGTGGTATCTTTTAGGAGACAAGGATCTTCGGGTTTAGTTTGGGACGACAAATTGACTCAACTCATCAATCAGCAGGAGAAAGAGAACAATCAACTTCAACCACCAGATCCGCCCGCACCGCCATTAACCATTGAGAGGAGCCGATCCAACGGCGGAGGAAGAGGCTTTCGTACTGGAAGGGTGTCTCCCGCGATTGAGCCACCTTCTCCTAAGGTTTCCGCTTGTGGGCTTTGCGGTGCCTTTGCCAAACACGACAAGAACCGCCGCCGCCGCCTGCCTCCGTCGAGACCCGCTAAGCGCGTGATGTAA